The following coding sequences lie in one Mus musculus strain C57BL/6J chromosome 11, GRCm38.p6 C57BL/6J genomic window:
- the Hba-x gene encoding hemoglobin subunit zeta: MSLMKNERAIIMSMWEKMAAQAEPIGTETLERLFCSYPQTKTYFPHFDLHHGSQQLRAHGFKIMTAVGDAVKSIDNLSSALTKLSELHAYILRVDPVNFKLLSHCLLVTMAARFPADFTPEVHEAWDKFMSILSSILTEKYR, encoded by the exons atgtctCTGATGAAGAATGAGAGAGCTATCATCATGTCCATGTGGGAGAAGATGGCTGCTCAGGCCGAGCCCATTGGCACTGAGACTCTAGAGAG GCTCTTCTGCAGCTACCCCCAGACGAAGACCTACTTCCCCCACTTCGACCTGCACCATGGGTCTCAGCAGTTGCGGGCCCACGGCTTCAAGATCATGACCGCCGTAGGGGATGCGGTTAAGAGCATCGACAACCTCTCTAGTGCTTTGACTAAGCTGAGCGAGCTGCATGCCTACATCCTGCGTGTGGATCCGGTCAACTTCAAG CTCCTGTCCCACTGTCTGCTGGTCACAATGGCCGCACGCTTTCCCGCCGACTTCACCCCTGAGGTCCACGAAGCCTGGGACAAGTTCATGTCTATCCTGTCTTCTATCCTGACTGAGAAGTACCGCTAA
- the Hba-a1 gene encoding hemoglobin subunit alpha has protein sequence MVLSGEDKSNIKAAWGKIGGHGAEYGAEALERMFASFPTTKTYFPHFDVSHGSAQVKGHGKKVADALANAAGHLDDLPGALSALSDLHAHKLRVDPVNFKLLSHCLLVTLASHHPADFTPAVHASLDKFLASVSTVLTSKYR, from the exons ATGGTGCTCTCTGGGGAAGACAAAAGCAACATCAAGGCTGCCTGGGGGAAGATTGGTGGCCATGGTGCTGAATATGGAGCTGAAGCCCTGGAAAG gaTGTTTGCTAGCTTCCCCACCACCAAGACCTACTTCCCTCACTTTGATGTAAGCCACGGCTCTGCCCAGGTCAAGGGTCACGGCAAGAAGGTCGCCGATGCTCTGGCCAATGCTGCAGGCCACCTCGATGACCTGCCCGGTGCCCTGTCTGCTCTGAGCGACCTGCATGCCCACAAGCTGCGTGTGGATCCCGTCAACTTCAAG CTCCTGAGCCACTGCCTGCTGGTGACCTTGGCTAGCCACCACCCTGCCGATTTCACCCCCGCGGTGCATGCCTCTCTGGACAAATTCCTTGCCTCTGTGAGCACCGTGCTGACCTCCAAGTACCGTTAA